One genomic region from Terriglobales bacterium encodes:
- a CDS encoding DUF2934 domain-containing protein produces MPRVKREQVTTTQPPAKAATSILEKKNGHNGSSKASSSFDLETAIRVRAYELYEKRGRQDGCAQDDWFQAEAEVLSRFSRTA; encoded by the coding sequence ATGCCCAGAGTAAAACGTGAGCAAGTGACAACGACGCAACCCCCTGCCAAGGCCGCCACTTCCATTCTGGAGAAAAAGAACGGACACAACGGCAGCAGCAAGGCCAGTTCGTCCTTCGACCTGGAAACGGCAATCCGCGTCCGCGCCTACGAGTTGTACGAGAAGCGCGGCCGGCAAGACGGCTGTGCCCAGGACGACTGGTTCCAGGCTGAGGCGGAAGTGCTGTCACGTTTTTCGCGTACGGCATAG
- a CDS encoding response regulator — translation MQRVLLIDDSPLQLRVREAILRDAGIEVCIATTAESAHAVLRSEKVGDSIGVIVTDHILPGASGAEFVRQLRQLKPAVAVIVITGLPEAEDEYAGLNVVFRQKPVPPPELIALVRDCMKDNAA, via the coding sequence TTGCAGAGAGTTCTGCTTATTGACGATAGTCCGCTGCAACTTCGCGTGCGCGAGGCGATCTTGCGCGACGCCGGGATAGAGGTGTGCATCGCCACCACGGCGGAGAGCGCGCACGCCGTGCTGCGCAGCGAGAAAGTGGGAGACAGCATCGGTGTGATCGTCACCGACCACATCCTGCCGGGCGCCAGCGGGGCGGAGTTTGTGCGTCAACTGCGGCAACTCAAGCCCGCGGTGGCGGTGATTGTCATTACCGGCCTGCCCGAAGCGGAAGACGAATATGCGGGGCTCAATGTCGTTTTCCGGCAAAAGCCGGTACCCCCGCCGGAGTTGATTGCGCTAGTGCGCGATTGCATGAAGGACAACGCCGCTTAA
- a CDS encoding heme lyase CcmF/NrfE family subunit: MPLLGSFSLVLALALSLYCFVAGAFALFGHGPGYERLGETARRAGIAAWAAIAIAAAVLVVATFQNDFSIAYILHHSNRDLGAPYKFAALWSGQEGSLLFWSLLLASYGLVLRMRHKVDTRLVAYASVVIAAVQAFFLLLVNFAAPPFALTQGAIPADGNGLNPLLQYPEMVIHPPMLYLGYVGFTVPFAFALAALIMRYPGEKWIHITRRWTMVTWGFLTCGIFLGAHWAYSVLGWGGYWGWDPVENASLMPWLTGTAFLHSVMMQEKRGMLKMWNMWLIFATFLLSIFGTFLTRSGVVSSVHAFAQSSIGDWFVGFLALSFAVCVFFFVKNRSHLKSEHRLESLVSRESSFLFNNLILLVACFTVLWGTLFPILSEWVQGHKITVGPPFFNRVNIPIALLLLLLTAVGPLLAWRKTSLESLKRNFLAPTLIAVGAVVLLVVTPPSWGGPFGMRPWQDSSYLFSLMTIMLSVLVAATVTSEFVRGGRVIARHTSSSLLSGVLQLTRRNTRRYGGYIVHFGVIVIMIGFAGAAFNRDTEHELGNGQQMSIGPYTLVCRSYTDDDNPNYRSQWAIIDVSKNGKPVATMYPERRFYKASQQTATIVANRSTLKEDLYLVYSGLNEDTGRPIIRAHLNPLVLWIWIGVLIVIAGTGVALVPNAAPVRATVPARVAAAAEPVGAGR, from the coding sequence ATGCCATTGCTTGGAAGTTTCTCGCTGGTCCTCGCGCTAGCGCTCAGCCTGTATTGTTTTGTGGCAGGGGCGTTTGCGCTGTTCGGTCACGGCCCCGGCTACGAGCGCCTGGGCGAAACCGCGCGCCGGGCCGGCATCGCCGCCTGGGCTGCCATAGCGATTGCCGCTGCGGTGCTGGTAGTCGCCACGTTCCAGAACGATTTTTCCATCGCCTACATCCTCCACCACAGCAACCGCGACCTGGGCGCGCCTTACAAGTTCGCGGCGCTCTGGTCAGGCCAGGAAGGCTCGTTGCTGTTCTGGTCGCTGTTGCTGGCCAGCTACGGCCTGGTGTTGCGCATGCGGCACAAGGTGGATACGCGGCTAGTGGCGTACGCATCGGTGGTCATTGCTGCGGTGCAGGCCTTCTTTCTGCTGCTGGTCAATTTTGCCGCGCCGCCGTTTGCGCTAACCCAAGGCGCCATTCCGGCGGACGGCAACGGACTGAACCCTCTGCTGCAGTATCCGGAAATGGTGATTCACCCGCCGATGCTCTATCTCGGCTACGTGGGATTCACGGTGCCTTTCGCCTTCGCGCTGGCGGCGCTGATCATGCGTTATCCGGGCGAGAAGTGGATCCACATCACCCGCCGCTGGACCATGGTGACGTGGGGCTTCCTGACCTGCGGCATTTTCCTGGGTGCACACTGGGCGTACTCGGTGCTGGGCTGGGGCGGCTATTGGGGATGGGACCCGGTGGAGAATGCCTCGCTGATGCCCTGGCTCACCGGCACGGCTTTTCTGCACTCGGTGATGATGCAGGAAAAACGCGGCATGCTGAAGATGTGGAACATGTGGCTGATATTCGCCACTTTCCTGCTGTCGATTTTCGGCACGTTCCTGACGCGCAGCGGCGTGGTCAGCTCGGTACACGCCTTTGCACAATCCTCGATCGGGGACTGGTTCGTCGGATTCCTGGCGCTGTCATTTGCGGTTTGTGTCTTCTTCTTTGTGAAGAACCGTTCCCATTTGAAGAGCGAGCACCGGTTGGAATCGCTGGTCTCGCGCGAATCCAGTTTCCTGTTCAACAACCTGATTCTGCTGGTCGCTTGCTTCACCGTGCTCTGGGGGACGCTGTTCCCGATCCTCAGCGAGTGGGTGCAGGGCCACAAGATCACCGTCGGTCCGCCATTTTTCAACCGGGTCAACATTCCGATCGCGTTGTTGCTTCTGCTGCTGACCGCGGTCGGACCGCTGCTGGCGTGGCGCAAGACGTCGCTGGAGAGCCTGAAGCGCAATTTTCTTGCGCCGACGCTGATTGCGGTCGGCGCAGTAGTGCTCCTGGTGGTGACGCCGCCATCGTGGGGCGGGCCGTTTGGAATGCGGCCCTGGCAAGATTCGTCTTACCTGTTCTCGCTGATGACGATCATGCTGTCGGTGCTGGTCGCGGCCACGGTGACCTCGGAGTTCGTGCGCGGCGGCAGGGTAATCGCTCGCCACACTTCGAGTTCTCTGTTGTCCGGGGTCCTGCAATTGACGCGGCGCAATACGCGACGCTACGGCGGATACATTGTGCACTTCGGTGTCATCGTCATCATGATTGGATTTGCCGGCGCTGCGTTCAATCGTGATACCGAGCACGAATTGGGCAACGGACAGCAGATGTCTATCGGGCCGTACACGCTGGTGTGCCGCTCCTATACCGACGATGACAACCCGAATTACCGCAGCCAGTGGGCAATCATTGACGTCAGCAAGAACGGCAAGCCGGTGGCGACCATGTATCCCGAGCGCCGCTTCTACAAGGCGAGCCAGCAGACGGCGACGATCGTCGCCAACCGCTCGACCTTGAAAGAGGACCTGTATCTGGTTTACAGCGGGCTGAATGAAGACACCGGGCGGCCGATTATCCGCGCGCATTTGAATCCACTTGTCTTGTGGATCTGGATTGGGGTGCTGATCGTGATTGCCGGCACGGGCGTGGCCCTGGTGCCGAACGCGGCGCCAGTTCGCGCCACCGTCCCCGCGCGGGTTGCGGCCGCCGCCGAGCCGGTGGGAGCCGGACGATGA
- a CDS encoding cytochrome c-type biogenesis protein CcmH, whose translation MKRVKRAASLVVVCLAVLIFAGAGDDLGGRFDSVGHKLMCRCGCNQVLLECNHVGCTYSEGMRNELMAGLQRGESDDLVMQGFVQKYGPTVLAAPTATGFNRVAWIMPFAALSGGLLLVVLVVKAWNTRRAPAVVPAAGPGLDAREMDDLRRRVHEETEL comes from the coding sequence ATGAAAAGGGTCAAGCGTGCAGCTTCGCTCGTAGTTGTCTGCCTTGCCGTGCTTATTTTTGCGGGCGCGGGTGACGATCTCGGCGGCCGTTTCGATTCGGTCGGACACAAGCTGATGTGCCGCTGCGGCTGTAACCAGGTGCTGCTGGAGTGCAACCACGTCGGCTGCACTTATTCCGAGGGAATGCGCAACGAACTGATGGCCGGCCTGCAGCGCGGCGAAAGTGACGACCTGGTGATGCAGGGGTTTGTGCAGAAGTACGGGCCGACGGTTCTGGCTGCGCCGACCGCCACGGGATTCAATCGCGTGGCATGGATCATGCCGTTCGCAGCGCTGAGCGGCGGGCTGTTGCTGGTGGTGCTGGTGGTGAAGGCTTGGAATACCCGGCGCGCTCCGGCGGTAGTGCCGGCCGCCGGACCCGGCCTCGACGCGCGTGAGATGGATGACCTGCGTCGGCGGGTGCACGAGGAGACGGAATTATGA
- a CDS encoding carboxypeptidase regulatory-like domain-containing protein, whose amino-acid sequence MAVLAALLNLAAFASAETLGGTVTNGTTGKPAAGDDVVLLTLAQGMQESGRTKTDAQGRFSFDNASAGPHLVRVNHQGVNYFPAGGPIRPGTTMTEIKVYDAAKKLDGISENVRVMRVQADQKSLQVIELISLKNSSNPPRSLMSDRTYEITLPEGAQVDEGVAQGPGGMPVNSAPVPSDKAKGKYYFVFPIRPGETRFQVAYHLPYSGEATLRPKVTGKLEHFAVMLPKSMEFGAKNSGIYSTVNDENGQANLQVATQVTPEKDLSFRVAGTGMLADQQGAPGGQQEAGAGGAMGAGDGARPGGGLGTPEGTPDPIHKYRWAILGACLALLAAGGGWVATRNQPAAPVPTAPMQRSAATVAPVFSSQPQNTSTATAPRSSMLLEGLKEELFQLEVERQQGRISDAEYQQAKSALDQTLQRALQRAKANPA is encoded by the coding sequence ATGGCAGTTCTGGCGGCGCTATTGAACCTTGCCGCATTCGCATCTGCCGAAACCCTCGGTGGAACTGTGACCAATGGCACCACCGGCAAGCCGGCCGCGGGCGATGATGTCGTCCTGCTCACGCTGGCGCAGGGCATGCAGGAATCGGGCAGGACCAAGACCGACGCGCAAGGCAGGTTCAGCTTTGACAACGCTTCCGCAGGACCGCACCTGGTGAGGGTGAATCACCAGGGAGTGAATTATTTTCCAGCCGGCGGGCCGATCCGTCCCGGGACGACCATGACGGAAATCAAAGTTTACGATGCCGCGAAGAAACTGGATGGCATTAGCGAGAACGTGCGGGTCATGCGGGTGCAGGCCGACCAGAAGTCGCTGCAGGTAATCGAACTGATCTCGCTCAAGAACAGCTCCAACCCGCCGCGTTCGCTCATGTCGGATCGCACCTACGAGATCACGCTGCCGGAGGGGGCACAGGTGGATGAAGGCGTGGCGCAGGGCCCCGGCGGCATGCCGGTAAATTCCGCGCCGGTGCCTTCCGACAAGGCCAAGGGAAAATATTATTTCGTATTCCCGATCCGCCCGGGGGAGACACGCTTCCAGGTGGCGTATCACCTGCCGTACTCAGGGGAAGCGACGCTGAGGCCGAAGGTCACGGGGAAGCTGGAGCACTTTGCCGTCATGCTGCCCAAGAGCATGGAATTCGGCGCGAAAAACAGCGGGATTTATTCCACGGTGAACGATGAAAACGGACAAGCCAACCTGCAGGTTGCGACCCAGGTGACGCCGGAAAAAGATCTCAGTTTCCGTGTCGCGGGAACGGGCATGCTCGCCGACCAGCAAGGAGCGCCGGGCGGACAGCAGGAAGCTGGCGCCGGTGGCGCCATGGGTGCCGGCGACGGGGCGCGCCCCGGCGGTGGGTTGGGAACGCCGGAGGGCACGCCGGATCCTATCCACAAATATCGTTGGGCGATATTAGGGGCATGCCTGGCGCTGCTCGCCGCCGGCGGAGGTTGGGTGGCAACGCGCAACCAGCCTGCTGCGCCTGTGCCGACCGCGCCGATGCAAAGATCCGCGGCAACCGTTGCTCCTGTCTTCAGTTCGCAGCCGCAAAACACTTCCACCGCGACCGCACCGCGGTCGTCCATGCTCCTGGAGGGTTTGAAAGAAGAGCTGTTCCAGTTGGAAGTGGAGCGCCAGCAGGGCCGCATCTCGGATGCCGAGTACCAGCAGGCGAAATCAGCGCTGGATCAAACGCTGCAGCGCGCGCTGCAACGCGCCAAGGCGAACCCGGCGTAG